The following are from one region of the Nocardia terpenica genome:
- a CDS encoding Abi-alpha family protein: MTEPDAAEPPRSIELVPRPAADLIPVRTSPGRAATGLVRVAVAAVTEVTAWGVGTALTVTGTVVRGGMAGRPPAEVLAEAGEQVRDSVRRALGIPPPAEGAAAPVSPALRDRGAELLRLSASVHGADDDHPAYARMLTELAPDEARILRVLYLDGAQPALDIRTGRPLSPGAERAAMGVNSIGEDAGLRFPDRIDPYLTNLSRLGLIEFTRDPLDDPTRYQLLEARPEMRKLRKRTAFGARVHYRSIALTAFGSGFVRTCLPVPPVGRAL; this comes from the coding sequence ATGACCGAACCCGATGCGGCCGAACCGCCGCGGTCGATCGAGCTGGTGCCGCGACCGGCCGCCGACCTGATTCCGGTGCGGACCTCGCCCGGGCGCGCCGCCACCGGGCTGGTGCGGGTGGCGGTGGCGGCGGTGACCGAGGTGACCGCGTGGGGCGTGGGCACCGCGCTGACCGTGACCGGGACCGTGGTCCGCGGCGGCATGGCCGGTCGGCCGCCCGCCGAGGTGCTCGCGGAAGCCGGTGAGCAGGTGCGTGATTCGGTGCGGCGGGCCCTGGGCATTCCGCCGCCCGCCGAGGGTGCGGCCGCCCCCGTCTCCCCCGCCCTGCGCGATCGCGGCGCGGAGCTGCTGCGGCTGTCGGCGAGCGTGCACGGCGCCGACGACGATCATCCGGCCTACGCCCGCATGCTCACCGAACTCGCGCCCGACGAGGCCCGCATCCTGCGCGTGCTGTATCTCGACGGCGCCCAGCCCGCCCTGGATATCCGCACCGGGCGCCCGTTGAGCCCCGGCGCCGAGCGCGCCGCGATGGGCGTGAATTCGATCGGCGAGGACGCGGGCCTGCGCTTCCCCGACCGCATCGACCCCTACCTGACCAACCTGTCCCGTCTCGGCCTGATCGAATTCACCCGCGACCCGCTCGACGACCCGACCCGCTACCAGCTCCTGGAAGCCCGCCCGGAGATGCGAAAGCTCCGCAAACGCACCGCATTCGGCGCCAGGGTCCACTACCGCAGCATCGCCCTGACCGCCTTCGGCTCCGGCTTCGTCCGCACCTGCCTCCCGGTGCCGCCGGTGGGCCGGGCCCTCTGA
- a CDS encoding Abi-alpha family protein, with protein sequence MADDRTGQDVVRPGSRAVERSSDVEQRQISNEARLIRGVFRAAGLAAGSAVRGGQWAVGTTYEVTRQITQAALDGESSAEIAERAGAALQSVARNILGVTEGSVREIVSYVPTSNGHAQQAIGGYVRSSSLDDLRHRGDALLARSADVYFTEAVHPAYDRILDQIAPDEARILRFMALSGPQPTVDVRTNRPLGIGSELVAGDLTSVPEQAGVRYPDRARLYLINLNRLGLTHISDDPVVLSRYMVLEVQPLVEAALKKAGRVPKIVRKSLRLTEFGEDFCKTCFTINGS encoded by the coding sequence GTGGCAGACGACAGGACCGGACAGGATGTGGTCCGACCCGGTTCCCGTGCCGTGGAACGTAGTTCGGATGTGGAGCAACGGCAGATCAGCAACGAGGCCAGGCTGATCCGCGGCGTCTTCCGCGCGGCCGGACTGGCGGCCGGTAGCGCGGTGCGCGGCGGCCAATGGGCGGTCGGCACCACCTACGAGGTCACCCGGCAGATCACCCAGGCCGCGCTGGACGGGGAGTCGTCGGCCGAGATCGCCGAGCGCGCGGGCGCCGCGCTGCAGTCGGTGGCGCGCAATATCCTCGGCGTCACCGAGGGGTCGGTGCGCGAGATCGTCAGCTACGTGCCGACCTCGAACGGCCATGCCCAGCAAGCGATCGGCGGGTACGTCCGGTCGAGCAGCCTCGACGATCTGCGCCACCGGGGCGACGCGCTGCTCGCGCGCTCGGCGGACGTGTACTTCACCGAGGCGGTGCATCCGGCCTACGACCGCATCCTCGACCAGATCGCGCCCGACGAGGCCCGCATCCTGCGCTTCATGGCGCTCAGCGGCCCGCAGCCGACGGTCGACGTGCGCACCAACCGTCCGCTGGGCATCGGCTCGGAACTGGTCGCCGGCGACCTGACCTCGGTGCCGGAGCAGGCGGGCGTGCGCTACCCGGACCGGGCCCGGCTGTACCTGATCAACCTCAACCGCCTCGGCCTCACCCACATCTCCGACGACCCGGTGGTGCTCAGCCGCTACATGGTCCTGGAGGTACAGCCGCTGGTGGAGGCGGCCCTGAAGAAGGCCGGACGGGTACCGAAGATCGTGCGGAAGAGCTTGCGCCTTACGGAGTTCGGTGAAGACTTCTGCAAGACTTGCTTCACGATCAACGGGTCGTAG
- a CDS encoding nuclear transport factor 2 family protein: protein MDSDAVSAISRLKYRYLRALDTKSWDDFADTMIPEATATYSEYLQFESRDAFLAFMRNTLGPHVITEHRCDHPEIDIDGDTATGIWYLADTVLIPGHNMLLRGAAFYSDRYVRCDDGQWRIAHTGYERTYEVVLSLSDLPSLRLTSSRWGLIAREPGMTTEVDGMPPDSAETMG from the coding sequence ATGGATTCCGATGCCGTCTCCGCGATCAGCCGGCTGAAGTACCGGTATCTGCGGGCACTCGACACCAAGTCCTGGGACGACTTCGCCGACACCATGATCCCGGAGGCGACCGCCACCTACAGTGAGTACCTGCAGTTCGAATCGCGCGACGCGTTCCTGGCGTTCATGCGCAACACCCTCGGCCCGCACGTCATCACCGAGCACCGCTGCGACCACCCCGAGATCGATATCGACGGCGACACCGCCACCGGCATCTGGTATCTGGCCGACACCGTCCTCATCCCCGGCCACAACATGCTCCTGCGCGGCGCGGCCTTCTACTCCGACCGCTATGTGCGCTGCGACGACGGGCAGTGGCGCATCGCCCACACGGGGTACGAGCGCACGTACGAGGTCGTGCTGTCCCTCTCCGACCTACCGAGCCTGCGGCTGACCTCGAGCCGATGGGGACTCATCGCGCGTGAGCCGGGGATGACGACGGAAGTGGATGGGATGCCGCCGGATTCGGCGGAGACGATGGGGTGA
- a CDS encoding peptide chain release factor 3, whose protein sequence is MNSPSPGATTSGRLAEEVARRRTFAVISHPDAGKSTLTEALALHAKVIAEAGAIHGKAGRRSTVSDWMEMEKARGISVSSTALQFEYDNCVINLVDTPGHSDFSEDTYRVLTAVDAAVMLIDAAKGLEPQTLKLFQVCRHRGIPVITVINKWDRPGRAPLELLDEIAERIGLTPTPLFLPVGIAGDFRGLLRRGTDGAATEYIHFTRTAGGATIAPEEFYTPEQAAAREAEAWTTALEESELLSATGQDHDQELFLAGQTSPVVYASAMLNFGVRQLLETLVRLAPAPGPRDDVRGTPREPAEPFSAVVFKVQAGMDTAHRDRLAFMRIVSGEFERGMVVTHAQTGRPFATKYALTVFGRERSTVDTAYPGDVVGLVNATALAPGHTLYVDKKVEFPPIPSFAPEHFATLRAQSAGKYKQFRKAIDQLDSEGVVQVLRNDTRGDASPVLAAVGPMQFEVVTARMQSEFNVETHLDFLPYQLARRTDAESAPELNRQRGVEVFTRTDGAILALFSDKWRLQYIQKEMKDLTLEPLVATAD, encoded by the coding sequence GTGAATTCCCCGTCTCCCGGCGCGACCACATCCGGGCGGTTGGCCGAGGAGGTGGCGCGGCGGCGCACGTTCGCGGTGATCTCGCACCCGGACGCCGGTAAATCCACGCTGACCGAGGCGCTGGCGCTGCACGCCAAGGTCATCGCCGAGGCGGGCGCCATCCACGGCAAGGCGGGGCGCCGGTCCACCGTCTCCGACTGGATGGAGATGGAGAAGGCGCGCGGCATCTCGGTCAGCTCCACCGCGCTGCAGTTCGAGTACGACAACTGCGTGATCAACCTGGTCGATACCCCCGGCCACTCGGACTTCTCCGAGGACACCTACCGGGTGCTGACCGCCGTCGACGCCGCGGTCATGCTGATCGACGCCGCCAAGGGCCTGGAACCGCAGACGCTCAAGCTGTTCCAGGTGTGCCGCCACCGCGGCATCCCGGTCATCACCGTGATCAACAAGTGGGACCGGCCGGGCCGCGCCCCGCTGGAACTGCTGGACGAGATCGCCGAGCGCATCGGCCTGACCCCCACCCCGCTGTTCCTGCCGGTCGGCATCGCGGGCGACTTCCGCGGCCTGCTGCGCCGCGGAACCGACGGCGCCGCAACCGAATACATCCACTTCACCCGCACCGCGGGCGGCGCCACCATCGCGCCGGAGGAGTTCTACACCCCCGAGCAGGCCGCCGCGCGCGAGGCCGAGGCGTGGACCACCGCGCTCGAGGAGAGCGAGCTGCTGTCGGCCACCGGACAGGACCACGATCAGGAGCTGTTCCTGGCCGGGCAGACCTCGCCGGTCGTCTACGCCTCGGCGATGCTGAATTTCGGTGTGCGCCAACTGTTGGAGACGCTGGTGCGGCTCGCCCCCGCACCCGGTCCGCGCGACGATGTGCGCGGCACCCCGCGCGAACCGGCCGAGCCGTTCAGCGCGGTCGTGTTCAAGGTGCAGGCGGGCATGGACACCGCGCACCGCGACCGGCTCGCCTTCATGCGCATCGTGTCCGGCGAGTTCGAGCGCGGCATGGTCGTCACGCACGCCCAGACCGGGCGGCCGTTCGCGACGAAGTACGCGCTGACCGTGTTCGGCCGCGAGCGCTCCACGGTCGACACCGCCTATCCGGGCGATGTGGTCGGCCTGGTGAACGCGACCGCGCTCGCCCCCGGGCACACCCTGTACGTGGACAAGAAGGTGGAGTTCCCGCCGATCCCGTCCTTCGCGCCCGAGCACTTCGCCACGCTGCGCGCGCAGAGCGCCGGTAAGTACAAGCAGTTCCGCAAGGCCATCGACCAGCTCGACTCCGAGGGCGTGGTGCAGGTGCTGCGCAACGACACTCGCGGCGACGCCTCACCGGTGCTGGCCGCGGTCGGCCCCATGCAGTTCGAGGTGGTCACCGCCCGGATGCAGAGCGAATTCAATGTCGAGACCCATCTCGACTTCCTGCCCTACCAGCTGGCCCGCCGCACCGACGCCGAGTCCGCGCCCGAACTGAACCGCCAGCGCGGCGTCGAGGTCTTCACCCGCACCGACGGCGCCATCCTGGCCCTGTTCAGCGACAAGTGGCGCCTGCAGTACATCCAGAAGGAAATGAAGGACCTGACGCTGGAACCGTTGGTGGCTACGGCGGACTGA
- a CDS encoding dicarboxylate/amino acid:cation symporter: MSSPSSSTSASPLRLLNPVRWPFGIQILAGLVVGIAAGFIARAWHVAWLASTLSQVGGIFVQLLKLAVPPLVFTAVLVSVAGLRHVTNAARLAGRTLLWFLGTSLIAVVVGIVLGLITNPGRGVNLSLSGAKAPDTQGGWTDFLTGIIPKGAVDAFTTNGSVLQLVFLGAVLGVAAVKLGEAAKPFLTLAESVLQLVQKALWWVIRLAPVGTAGLIGKAIASYGWNLLRPLATFTVAVYAGCLIVLVVVYPVLLRLVGGVSPLRFYSRAWPALELAFVSRSSVGTMPLTQRMTTERLGVPNEYASFAVPFGATTKMDGCAAVYPALAAIFVAQITGTHLGIRDYLLIAFVSVVGSAATAGLTGAIVMLTLTLSTLGLPLAGAGLLLAIDPILDMIRTATNVAGQMVVPVLVAKREGILDETAFTRKSASLDAPETMPGEVPAAA, encoded by the coding sequence ATGTCATCGCCGTCTTCGTCCACGTCGGCCTCTCCCTTACGCCTGCTCAATCCGGTGCGCTGGCCGTTCGGCATCCAGATCCTGGCGGGTCTGGTCGTCGGCATCGCCGCCGGATTCATCGCCCGCGCCTGGCATGTCGCCTGGCTGGCGAGCACGCTGTCCCAGGTCGGCGGCATCTTCGTGCAGCTGCTCAAGCTGGCGGTGCCGCCGCTGGTGTTCACCGCGGTGCTGGTAAGCGTGGCCGGGCTGCGGCACGTCACCAATGCCGCGCGGCTCGCCGGGCGGACCCTGCTGTGGTTCCTGGGTACCTCGCTGATCGCGGTGGTGGTCGGGATCGTGCTCGGCCTGATCACCAATCCCGGTCGCGGGGTGAATCTTTCGCTGTCCGGGGCGAAGGCGCCCGACACGCAGGGCGGCTGGACCGACTTCCTGACCGGCATCATCCCCAAGGGCGCGGTCGACGCCTTCACCACCAACGGCAGTGTGCTGCAACTGGTCTTCCTGGGCGCGGTGCTCGGTGTCGCCGCGGTGAAGCTCGGCGAGGCCGCGAAACCCTTTCTCACCCTGGCCGAGTCGGTGCTGCAGCTGGTGCAGAAGGCGCTGTGGTGGGTGATCCGGCTGGCCCCGGTCGGCACGGCGGGGCTGATCGGGAAGGCGATCGCCAGCTACGGCTGGAATCTGTTGCGGCCCTTGGCGACCTTCACCGTCGCGGTCTACGCCGGGTGCCTGATCGTGCTCGTCGTGGTCTACCCCGTGCTGCTGCGGCTGGTCGGCGGGGTGAGCCCGCTCCGCTTCTACTCCCGGGCCTGGCCCGCGCTGGAGTTGGCGTTCGTGTCCCGTTCCTCGGTCGGCACCATGCCGCTGACCCAGCGCATGACCACCGAGCGCCTCGGCGTCCCGAACGAATACGCCTCGTTCGCGGTGCCGTTCGGCGCGACCACCAAGATGGACGGCTGCGCGGCCGTGTATCCGGCGCTGGCGGCGATCTTCGTCGCCCAGATCACCGGCACCCACCTGGGCATCCGCGACTACCTGCTGATCGCGTTCGTCTCGGTGGTCGGCTCGGCGGCGACCGCGGGCCTGACCGGCGCCATCGTGATGCTGACCCTCACCCTGTCCACGCTGGGCCTGCCGCTGGCCGGGGCCGGGCTGCTGCTGGCCATCGACCCGATCCTGGACATGATCCGCACCGCCACCAATGTGGCGGGCCAGATGGTGGTCCCGGTCCTGGTCGCCAAGCGGGAGGGCATCCTCGACGAAACGGCCTTCACCCGAAAGTCGGCCTCGCTCGATGCCCCCGAGACCATGCCGGGGGAGGTGCCCGCCGCGGCATGA
- a CDS encoding 50S ribosomal protein L25/general stress protein Ctc, whose product MSDVTVLEATVRTEFGKGAARRTRRDGNVPAVLYGHGEAPKHLSVNAQAFAAVLRQHGTNALLNLDIEGKKQLALTKSVVVHPIRRYIEHADLLLVRRGEKVTADVSIVLTGDAAAATLVTQDTTTLSIEVDALNIPEQIEVSIEGAEAGTQITAGQIALPKGASLAGDAEQLIVNIIEAPAAEVEGEGEAAEGAEGESAE is encoded by the coding sequence ATGTCCGACGTTACCGTCCTCGAAGCCACCGTCCGTACCGAATTCGGTAAGGGCGCCGCGCGCCGCACCCGCCGCGACGGCAATGTGCCCGCCGTGCTGTACGGCCACGGCGAGGCCCCCAAGCATCTGTCGGTCAACGCCCAGGCGTTCGCCGCCGTGCTGCGTCAGCACGGCACCAACGCGCTGCTGAACCTCGACATCGAGGGCAAGAAGCAGCTGGCGCTGACCAAGTCGGTTGTCGTGCACCCGATCCGCCGCTACATCGAGCACGCCGACCTGCTGCTCGTGCGCCGCGGCGAGAAGGTCACCGCCGACGTGTCCATCGTGCTGACCGGTGACGCCGCCGCGGCCACCCTGGTCACCCAGGACACCACCACCCTGTCCATCGAGGTCGACGCCCTGAACATCCCCGAGCAGATCGAGGTGTCCATCGAGGGCGCCGAGGCCGGCACCCAGATCACCGCCGGTCAGATCGCGCTGCCCAAGGGCGCCTCGCTCGCCGGCGATGCCGAGCAGCTGATCGTGAACATCATCGAGGCCCCGGCCGCCGAGGTCGAGGGCGAGGGTGAGGCCGCCGAGGGCGCCGAGGGCGAGAGCGCCGAATAA
- the pth gene encoding aminoacyl-tRNA hydrolase — translation MTASDAGAALVVGLGNPGPEYERTRHNVGFMVADVLAERVGGRFTVHKKSGADLLEARLDGRKVLLAKPRTYMNVSGRPVAALARFFSVPPTEVVVVHDELDLPFGAIRLKRGGGEGGHNGLRSVSSALTTKDYLRVRFGIGRPPGRQDPADFVLKPFATPERKEVPVLVEQAADAVELLLRVGLETAQNQLH, via the coding sequence ATGACCGCATCGGACGCCGGGGCGGCGCTCGTGGTCGGGCTGGGTAACCCCGGGCCCGAATACGAGCGCACCCGGCACAATGTCGGTTTCATGGTCGCCGACGTGCTCGCGGAGCGCGTCGGCGGCCGTTTCACCGTGCACAAGAAGTCGGGCGCCGACCTGCTCGAGGCCCGGCTCGACGGACGCAAGGTGCTGCTGGCCAAGCCGCGGACCTACATGAACGTGTCCGGGCGCCCCGTCGCCGCGCTGGCCCGGTTCTTCTCGGTGCCGCCCACCGAGGTGGTGGTCGTGCACGACGAACTCGACCTGCCGTTCGGCGCCATCCGCCTCAAGCGCGGCGGCGGCGAGGGCGGCCACAACGGCCTGCGCTCGGTCTCCAGCGCCCTGACCACCAAGGACTACCTGCGGGTGCGTTTCGGCATCGGCCGTCCCCCGGGCCGCCAGGACCCCGCCGACTTCGTCCTCAAACCGTTCGCCACCCCGGAGCGCAAGGAAGTGCCGGTGCTGGTCGAACAGGCCGCGGACGCCGTGGAGTTGCTGCTGCGCGTGGGTTTGGAGACGGCACAGAACCAGTTGCACTGA
- a CDS encoding SDR family NAD(P)-dependent oxidoreductase, whose translation MSEAGIAGRVAVVTGGSRGLGRAIAVALGAAGAAVAVNYRTRSDAADEVVAEIERAGGRAVAIGADVSVADEVTRLFEQVRGALGPVQILVNNAGIGVILDLDEVTEAVFDETITANLKSAFLCTRAALPDMRAAGWGRIVNMSSAAARGGGIVGVHYNASKAGLEGLTRGYATRLAREGITVNAVAPGPIDTDMAEPLKRSGVADRIPVGRMGTAAEVGDAVLAVVRNGFITGQTLAINGGSALI comes from the coding sequence ATGTCGGAGGCGGGGATCGCGGGGCGGGTGGCCGTGGTGACCGGGGGGTCGCGGGGGCTCGGGCGGGCCATTGCGGTGGCGCTCGGGGCGGCCGGGGCCGCGGTGGCGGTGAACTATCGCACCCGTTCCGATGCCGCCGACGAGGTGGTGGCCGAGATCGAGCGGGCGGGCGGCCGGGCCGTCGCCATCGGCGCGGACGTGTCGGTCGCCGACGAGGTCACCCGGCTGTTCGAACAGGTGCGCGGCGCGCTCGGACCGGTGCAGATCCTGGTCAACAACGCGGGCATCGGCGTCATCCTCGATCTGGACGAGGTGACCGAGGCCGTCTTCGACGAAACCATCACCGCCAACCTCAAATCCGCGTTCCTGTGCACCCGGGCCGCGCTGCCCGACATGCGGGCCGCGGGGTGGGGCCGGATCGTGAACATGTCCTCGGCCGCCGCGCGCGGCGGTGGCATCGTCGGCGTGCACTACAACGCCTCCAAGGCGGGCCTCGAGGGCCTGACCCGCGGCTACGCCACCCGACTGGCGCGCGAGGGCATCACCGTCAATGCCGTCGCGCCGGGCCCCATCGACACCGACATGGCCGAGCCGCTGAAGCGGTCCGGCGTGGCCGACCGAATCCCGGTGGGCCGCATGGGAACCGCGGCGGAGGTCGGCGACGCGGTGCTCGCGGTGGTGCGCAACGGTTTCATCACCGGGCAGACCCTCGCCATCAACGGCGGCTCGGCGCTGATCTAG
- a CDS encoding aminotransferase class V-fold PLP-dependent enzyme, giving the protein MLDQQRLRADIRAYADTSRPSPVFLDSAGSSLPPQVVLDTVIGHLRREAEIGGYRAANERLDDLAAVKSAIGTLINADAAGIALSDSASRSWADFFYSVPLSPGDRILISGSDYASNAIAALQRARAHGAVVEQIPTDDTGQVDTAALAELVDERVKLVSLVHVPTNGGLTNPVAEVSRIAHGVGALVLLDACQSAGQVPLDVAAFDVDALSATGRKWLRGPRGTGFLYVRPELVTAIEPTRLDLHSAVWTGPREYRVAPDITRFEFWECDVAARLGLGAAVRYLLDLGPDAVYDAVAANAGYLRKTLPQIPGVTVRDLGVRHSGIVSFTVDGLEPVDVRDHLLGRDITVTVSHRGSTLLDMSARELSSVVRASPHCFVTAAELDRFVDEVAALAAGR; this is encoded by the coding sequence GTGCTAGATCAACAGCGCCTGCGAGCCGACATCCGCGCCTATGCCGACACCTCCCGCCCCTCCCCCGTCTTCCTCGACAGCGCCGGATCCTCGCTGCCCCCGCAGGTCGTGCTCGACACCGTGATCGGGCATCTGCGGCGCGAGGCCGAGATCGGTGGCTACCGCGCGGCGAACGAGCGCCTGGACGATCTGGCCGCGGTCAAGTCCGCCATCGGCACCCTGATCAACGCCGACGCGGCGGGTATCGCCCTGAGCGACAGCGCCTCTCGCTCCTGGGCGGACTTCTTCTACTCGGTGCCGCTGAGCCCGGGCGACCGCATCCTGATCTCGGGATCGGACTACGCCAGCAATGCCATCGCGGCGCTGCAGCGCGCCCGCGCGCACGGCGCGGTGGTCGAGCAGATCCCCACCGACGACACCGGGCAGGTCGACACGGCGGCCCTCGCCGAGCTGGTCGACGAACGGGTGAAGCTGGTGTCGCTGGTGCACGTGCCGACCAACGGCGGCCTGACGAACCCGGTCGCGGAGGTCTCCCGGATCGCGCACGGGGTGGGGGCGCTGGTGCTGCTGGACGCGTGTCAGTCGGCGGGACAGGTGCCGCTGGACGTGGCCGCCTTCGATGTCGACGCGCTGTCGGCGACCGGCCGCAAGTGGCTGCGCGGGCCGCGCGGCACCGGATTCCTGTATGTGCGACCGGAATTGGTGACCGCCATCGAACCCACCCGGCTGGATCTGCACAGCGCGGTGTGGACCGGGCCGCGGGAGTACCGGGTCGCGCCCGACATCACCCGCTTCGAGTTCTGGGAGTGCGATGTGGCCGCGCGCCTGGGGCTGGGCGCCGCCGTGCGCTACCTGCTCGACCTCGGGCCCGACGCCGTGTACGACGCCGTGGCGGCCAATGCCGGGTACCTGCGCAAGACGCTGCCGCAGATTCCCGGCGTCACCGTCCGCGATCTGGGTGTGCGGCACAGCGGCATCGTGTCGTTCACCGTCGACGGGCTCGAGCCGGTGGACGTGCGCGACCACCTGCTCGGCCGGGATATCACGGTCACCGTCAGCCACCGCGGCTCCACGCTGCTGGACATGTCCGCGCGCGAGCTGTCCTCGGTGGTGCGCGCCTCACCGCACTGCTTCGTGACCGCCGCGGAGCTGGATCGGTTCGTCGACGAGGTCGCCGCGCTGGCCGCGGGGCGCTAG
- the egtA gene encoding ergothioneine biosynthesis glutamate--cysteine ligase EgtA, translating into MAVTAVRTPIEVGSGLSSRAAAEAYIGGVCFKQGPPALIGAELEWLTAHGESSAPGPRPELYELADALGSYAPRSISPESPALPLPGGSRVTIEPGGQIELSSAPFGTATELCERLRADTRLLEHLLESRSIRIISAAADGVRQPRRLLQLPRYRAMERAFAGIGPFGKLMMCNTAATQVSVDAGADRAEVSVRWGVLYAIGPALLAAFACSPDLHGVPAGAWASQRMRAWLRLDHARTRPPVRHWSDPVADYARWALDVPLLCVRGPDETTDWAAPPGATFADWLCGALDDEVGRRPDLADLDYHLTTMFPPVRASGHLEVRYVDAQPGDGWTVPIHAVEALMSTPAAVAEATRVAAPVADRWLEAARCGLADPEIRSAAVALLELAQAHAVTPVAARELGAAAHRCRSGRMPTGERARCADIDGPTGANAER; encoded by the coding sequence ATGGCGGTAACAGCGGTTCGGACCCCGATCGAGGTCGGCTCCGGGCTTTCCTCCCGGGCCGCCGCCGAGGCGTATATCGGCGGGGTCTGCTTCAAACAGGGTCCACCGGCGCTCATCGGCGCCGAACTTGAGTGGCTCACCGCGCATGGCGAGTCGTCGGCGCCCGGCCCGCGACCCGAGCTGTACGAGCTCGCGGACGCGCTGGGATCGTATGCGCCACGGTCCATTTCACCCGAATCTCCAGCCCTGCCACTGCCCGGCGGCAGCCGAGTCACCATCGAACCCGGCGGGCAGATCGAATTGTCCAGCGCCCCCTTCGGCACCGCGACCGAACTGTGCGAGCGCCTTCGGGCCGACACTCGACTACTGGAGCATCTTCTCGAATCCCGTTCCATCCGAATCATTTCCGCGGCCGCCGACGGCGTGCGGCAACCGCGACGACTACTCCAGCTCCCGCGCTATCGCGCCATGGAACGCGCCTTCGCCGGCATCGGCCCGTTCGGCAAACTCATGATGTGCAACACCGCGGCCACGCAGGTCAGCGTGGACGCGGGCGCCGACCGCGCCGAGGTCTCCGTCCGCTGGGGCGTGCTCTACGCCATCGGCCCGGCGCTGCTGGCGGCCTTCGCCTGCTCCCCGGACCTGCACGGCGTCCCGGCCGGTGCCTGGGCGTCGCAGCGCATGCGGGCCTGGCTGCGGCTGGACCACGCCCGCACCCGGCCGCCGGTACGGCACTGGTCGGATCCGGTCGCCGACTACGCCCGCTGGGCCCTGGACGTGCCGCTGCTGTGCGTCCGCGGCCCCGACGAGACGACCGACTGGGCCGCCCCGCCCGGGGCCACCTTCGCCGACTGGCTGTGCGGCGCCCTCGACGACGAGGTGGGCCGCCGACCCGACCTCGCCGATCTCGACTACCACCTGACCACGATGTTCCCGCCGGTGCGGGCGTCGGGTCATCTCGAGGTGCGGTATGTCGACGCCCAGCCCGGCGACGGGTGGACCGTGCCGATCCACGCCGTCGAGGCGCTGATGTCCACGCCCGCGGCGGTCGCCGAGGCCACCCGCGTGGCGGCCCCGGTCGCCGATCGCTGGTTGGAGGCGGCGCGCTGCGGCCTCGCGGATCCCGAGATCCGTTCGGCCGCGGTGGCCCTGCTCGAACTGGCGCAGGCGCACGCGGTGACCCCGGTGGCGGCGCGCGAACTGGGCGCCGCCGCGCACCGATGTCGTAGCGGCCGCATGCCCACCGGTGAGCGGGCCCGCTGCGCGGACATCGACGGACCGACCGGCGCGAACGCCGAAAGGTAA